Genomic DNA from Choristoneura fumiferana chromosome 19, NRCan_CFum_1, whole genome shotgun sequence:
GGcaattagttttataataattataagttttataatacATAAATTTCATTTCGACCAACATAGGATCATAGTATTAGTAATACAGAAAGCTAAATTCTAAGTGTTAGTAACACTAAACCTTAGTCAGTACATAACTTAGTTAGTTTAAAGTAGGTAGGTTTTAAGTCCGAGAATGCTGTGTAAAATTTTATCAAGCTCcagaaagtattatttatttatatgcaaaCAAGTAAGAAAAAAGCCATGGTAGcttagtggttcgacctatcgcctctcaagcagaggctcgtggattcaaaccccggcccgtacctctgagttttttgaaattcataccTATGcgaaataatatttgaaatttaccacgagttttacggtgaaggaaaacgtgaggaaacctgcacacacctgtgaaatAATTCAatgtgaagttcgcaatccgcactaggccagcgtgggaactacagcccaagatctctcattctgagaggagacgtacgtgggacgtaaataggctgggataatgatgatgatgaaataatcaTAAGTAACGTACCTATACACTACACAAAATAAGTAGAtaagttaagtaggtaaatacctaTATTCAAAGACACTTAGCGGTCCGAGGCTAGGCCTTCCGTGGTCCGGtctaccatggaaccttttcaaaggaataGTCTACGATTTTCAGTGTTAACTaacgcgatgtcactatgacgtttactgtgaaaaggttctattttggctcatgaattaaagtccttgaccgtacactATGATTCTCGAGCGACGACCATAAACCACACTGTTAGAGTGTGTAgcgaattttattaaactcTGCAGTCCGTGGAGAAAGTCAAGACTTTACTGTCCATAAAAACTCATTAACTGCGTTGTACGCCTGCATTTGAATCTCGCAGAACTATatgtgtacctatttaaatttcataaaacTCTTTCTTGATTTTCAAATTGACCTTGTTTTTCGTTAATAATATATTCACACACAACCACCGCCTGGAACGGTTTGTCATTAAGCGCTCTCCACGCCATCAGcgtcaaataaattcaaactccgGGAGTTACAGAAATAACTGGCCGCTATCATCACATCTCGAAACTGTACCTTTTGACGAAACAAAACGTACGTCACGTAAAACGTCTTTGCAATATGCCAGACTAATGTCACATTACAGCACAGTTAAATccaacacacataaaaaaatagcaaaaaaaagaaCCATGTGAAGCAATAGTACTATGCTAAGCACGGGGGGATTCTTCATGGTGATGTTGAAAAGTGCCTTCGTGGTTGCATTCCTCAGTGTCCCGAACCCAGTGGTCGCGTTCTCTTCCGGTATCAAGCACTGGTCGCGCAAGGCGCTGTACCACCAGATCGACCTGTGTACGCAAGTGTGTTACCACCAGATCATCCCCGGCCTCTACCTCAGCAATGCACGAGCCGCGTGCGACCGCTCGGTCCTTCGCAATCTTGACATCACTCATGTACTCACCATTGAAGCGCACCGCCCGCCGAAATCTGCTTTTGCTCATACCAACATCACCACACTCTTCATTAGGGCCTACGACCATCCTAAGACCAATCTCATGCCCTACTTCCCAATGGCCAACGCATTCATCGAGGAAGGGCTGCAGAAAGGGAACGTGCTTGTCCACTGCCACTTCGGAGTATCGAGGTCCGCCACCCTCGTTATCGCCTACTTGATGGAAAAGTACAAGCTGACCTTCGACCAGGCGTACGCATACGTCAAATCTCGGAGGAGCTTCATCAATCCCAATGCTGGCTTTGTCACCCAGCTGAGACAGTACCAGAGACTCGGCTATCAGATCAACGGGTACCACAGACTGGAAGCCTACATGTCGGTGCAAGGGAGGAAGCATAGATACAAAATAGCTTCGCTAGCAGCAGTCGTAGTCGGCATCCTGGTTCCCTTGATTGTGCTGGTGGGTTAAACAGTGTTCTGACGCTTCATTGTGCTACTGTTCGAATAAATTTTACAGATCAAATGTGCGTTTACGTTCACCGTTTTTCATTACAGGTTGTGCTCCGAGTACCCGTCCAATGAAGCTAGTTTACACTGTATCTAATGACGATGTTTTTGATCAAACTTGtgacatggttttttttaaatatattataaaaaaacgttaATATCTTATTATTCAGTTAGTTTGAAACGATACATTCTAAATATATTGTAGtagatttaattttatcgaCAGTAAATTTCAAGCGTTTCGACTTTCATCAGGCTTTAGGCTATTAATCACCAAAACGAAAGCTTGGAGCGCTCTTGGCAGCCACTCGCGCGCAGACTCGTTGGCAGGAAGTGAATAATTGATCGGCAACAGAGATCCCCCTGAAATCGAGCGTGAAATCATAATACtacctattattataaataatcctTACCGAAATAACACTGATCCCAGATTTGGGGTCAAAAACTAATTCCTGCTCAGCGAGGATTTAAGTAAAAGTGTGCGTAACTAGAAAtgtaaattatgattggttatttggagtctttttgtattttttatttcaactccaaatttgttactaatttgattgcttagtagcgacatctctttgtctgggtgagcggttggttccgataataatgtgacgtctctcgatgagagcgaaaacatagatgtcgctagtgctgctgcgataagtagcgtagtagaaataagcaacctgagatatgtatgcataggaaaaattcgtgtctaaattcctgtccagcggtggtgtaggggttatatagcacgcagcacggattgctgaggacctgggttcgattcccagcgctggtctcttttttctggtttttctgtgcatccatgtctcagtttgtattttcgatagaaatgtaaagtaaaaatggaataagacaaaattaatgttttctCAACCCCCTTAACAATCTCGTTCTataaggaggcctgtgctcagcagtggaacgtgtataataataataatagtcatTTATTTCAGACGAAACACAAGATCATCCATAGTAATAATGTTAGTCTTTAAAAGAACAATAAGAAAAAACTATACGACTatgttagtacctacttattaaataggctgggatgatgatgataattaatgTTTTCTCAGGAGACCAATCGTTGTTACTCAGGAGATACGGATAGAAGTTCTGttttagttttccttaaaaCAGAACTGAGGAACAGAGAGATTCctataacataattatattttcacctcagcacctcaaacagccaggttttgctatgagaaatcagtgagcaaaatcgcattttgcctcactccgtgagacaagtaacttttttaattattttttaaatgctgagtacagtgttgggtctactcactgaattccaaatatttgaacttcactttgatctgtcactttcacttcaacacgaaaaaagcgagagataagatcaaatgtgttgattacaatcttaaattaaatgtatggtatttaaaaatatatcgatacctaaaaaaattacatgaaaacgaaatatttccaaaatgttaattttcccgatctttcaataaagtatgcaacctcgttgcacgaaagccgcttctcttgttttttttttgtaaaagaatgccgtatactgcctctacatagttggaaataaatatttgtcaaattgaatgaattttgtaacaaatctatttatgtttatgtaatagaaatctaaatcttaataaaatcatatttaaggttttaataacatttataataaattatacgtttattgttcaacctttttaatgaccccaagaggAGGCTTTTtcggtattaaaaaataagtaggtatgacatattttacaacaaGTTCAAGGTTCAAATtaaaatgcatgttatgagtactaGGAGATTTGTATTATTGTTCTTAAtataactttctggtgactttttaaagatgcaatcgcaactgtacgtatcatttttgagtaagggtttttaaatgtgattattaaatttgtatCTTTCagattatgtttaaaaaaatggggttgttttgtaaacaggtaggtatatgtggttttattcttatgttacatttaaattaatgttctcgctgctcaggtgaaaaattgtatgtgtcacacgagaccaaagttttttttgcatctcgtgtgtttaaATCCCTCGCtaatctcaggattctaacctagaatcactcgctatcgctcgtgattcaattgtagaatccttcgcttactcgggattcaaaaatcaacactcgcaccaaaaaacgactttgctctcttgtttgcacaaataactattcattTAAGTTCCGTGTAGTGCATCTACTTCCAAAGTTGcatgacttcaaatttgttCAAATGATGATAGTATTACCGGAAACAAGTGATGTCTTGATACGAACTCCCTGTTCACTGAATTGAGCGAAGATTTTATGAAATTTCTTTTGGTGGATTTTCATCTCGCTCACTTCCCCGCCGCCTCGGTCCACTCCAGTGA
This window encodes:
- the LOC141438780 gene encoding uncharacterized protein, whose protein sequence is MLSTGGFFMVMLKSAFVVAFLSVPNPVVAFSSGIKHWSRKALYHQIDLCTQVCYHQIIPGLYLSNARAACDRSVLRNLDITHVLTIEAHRPPKSAFAHTNITTLFIRAYDHPKTNLMPYFPMANAFIEEGLQKGNVLVHCHFGVSRSATLVIAYLMEKYKLTFDQAYAYVKSRRSFINPNAGFVTQLRQYQRLGYQINGYHRLEAYMSVQGRKHRYKIASLAAVVVGILVPLIVLVVLRVPVQ